A region from the Kineothrix sp. IPX-CK genome encodes:
- a CDS encoding HAD family hydrolase: MRNKNAIFINKHLAEYHAVILDVDGTLYSQPSLRFFMAIDLLKFYLSHPLRMKELFIIKKYRFVRENWANLASESIRTSFSIEEMQYTYVAEQMNTSPGHVQELILYWLHKQPLKLIAKYRDSKLIDYMKSLRENGTTIVIYSDYPAKEKLDALGICPDYVFCSSDVAINCMKPDPKAMYVILEKLHEIPENVVMIGDRYSKDGLAAENAGMDFVILEKFVSRRISLYQQLFIR; this comes from the coding sequence ATGAGAAATAAGAACGCTATTTTTATAAATAAGCATTTAGCTGAATATCATGCCGTCATTCTCGATGTAGACGGAACACTATACAGCCAGCCCTCTTTACGCTTTTTTATGGCAATTGACCTTCTTAAATTTTACCTCTCTCATCCGCTTCGTATGAAAGAGCTGTTTATCATAAAAAAATACCGATTTGTCAGAGAAAATTGGGCGAACCTTGCCTCTGAATCCATAAGAACTTCTTTTTCCATAGAGGAAATGCAATATACATATGTGGCAGAACAGATGAATACCTCTCCCGGACATGTACAGGAACTTATTTTATACTGGCTCCATAAACAGCCCCTTAAACTGATTGCGAAATACAGGGATTCCAAGCTTATAGACTATATGAAATCATTACGGGAAAATGGAACGACCATTGTCATTTATTCAGATTATCCGGCAAAAGAGAAATTAGACGCTCTGGGCATCTGTCCGGATTATGTTTTTTGCTCCTCTGATGTAGCAATAAATTGTATGAAGCCTGATCCAAAAGCAATGTATGTCATATTGGAAAAGCTTCATGAGATTCCGGAAAATGTTGTAATGATTGGAGACCGTTATTCAAAAGACGGCCTTGCGGCCGAAAATGCAGGAATGGATTTTGTAATTCTGGAAAAATTCGTATCCCGGCGTATAAGTCTATATCAACAGTTATTCATAAGATAG
- a CDS encoding LacI family DNA-binding transcriptional regulator, producing the protein MTLKELAKIAGVSPSTVSLVLNNRVGVGDAKRREILDLLEKYNFNIPKKSGFDKNLMFLKYIRHGMIVEENAGFISTIMDSIEAECRNEGYNLSIIISENCLENTLQNIDFTKFSGLFVLGTELDATSYPLLSKIPIPYIVIDNIMPGFNCNAISMSNEEMVHRALCHLAAMGHKSIGYLKSSAKSQNFDERAFSFRNTALELGLDFDEAHEFLLEPTLLHSYHDMKEYLKKGVSLPNCFFADNDTIAIGAIKALKEYKYKIPENVSVMGFDDIHFAEINSPSLSTMSVPKKLIGFTALKHLHMAIENKDFCNVKTKIGGEIIVRLSTQPCST; encoded by the coding sequence GTGACATTAAAGGAATTGGCTAAGATTGCAGGAGTATCCCCCTCCACAGTATCCTTAGTCCTAAACAATAGAGTAGGCGTAGGTGATGCAAAGAGAAGAGAAATACTCGATTTATTAGAAAAATATAATTTTAATATACCTAAAAAGAGTGGATTCGATAAGAATCTCATGTTCTTAAAGTATATAAGGCATGGTATGATCGTAGAAGAAAACGCAGGCTTTATCTCCACTATCATGGATTCGATCGAGGCTGAGTGCAGAAATGAAGGGTATAATCTTAGTATAATTATTTCAGAAAATTGTTTGGAGAATACCTTGCAGAATATAGATTTTACCAAGTTTAGCGGATTGTTTGTATTGGGAACGGAGTTAGATGCTACTTCGTATCCGCTTTTAAGTAAGATTCCTATTCCTTATATTGTAATTGATAATATTATGCCGGGCTTTAATTGCAATGCGATTTCTATGTCCAATGAAGAAATGGTACATCGGGCATTATGCCATCTTGCTGCGATGGGGCATAAAAGCATCGGGTATTTAAAGAGCAGTGCAAAATCACAGAACTTTGATGAACGTGCATTTTCATTTCGTAATACGGCATTAGAGCTGGGACTTGATTTCGATGAGGCACATGAATTTTTACTGGAACCCACTTTGCTTCATTCTTATCATGATATGAAGGAATATCTGAAAAAAGGGGTTTCTCTCCCGAACTGCTTTTTTGCAGATAACGACACCATAGCTATAGGTGCAATAAAGGCATTGAAGGAATATAAATATAAGATTCCGGAGAATGTGAGTGTTATGGGCTTTGACGATATTCATTTTGCAGAAATTAATTCTCCTTCGTTATCGACCATGAGTGTCCCCAAGAAATTAATCGGTTTTACGGCCTTGAAGCATTTGCATATGGCTATTGAAAACAAGGATTTCTGCAACGTTAAAACTAAAATAGGCGGAGAAATCATTGTCCGTCTTAGCACACAGCCCTGTTCAACTTAA
- a CDS encoding RluA family pseudouridine synthase has translation MVIKEDNIMYEDDQIIVCHKPSGIATQTARLGQPDMVSIIKNYLKTSYIGVIHRLDQPVEGILVFGKTKESAAKLSSQSMEKLYYAVVLTDAGMVKMKDKNYFQKEFTLVDYLVKNGKDNTSKVAEKNNKDAKRAELKYRILKAAEEDKGMQNMRMLTEILLKTGRHHQIRVQMAHAGMPLLGDVKYGSEASIQKSLESEVKDVALCAYSLSFSHPKTGKNMSFSIVPDGEAFCPFLPFTP, from the coding sequence ATGGTTATAAAAGAAGATAATATCATGTATGAAGATGATCAGATAATTGTTTGTCACAAGCCCTCCGGCATTGCAACACAGACTGCCAGGCTGGGGCAGCCGGATATGGTAAGCATTATAAAAAATTATTTAAAGACATCTTATATCGGAGTAATACACCGCCTTGACCAGCCGGTGGAAGGCATACTTGTATTCGGCAAAACAAAGGAGTCCGCTGCGAAACTAAGTTCACAGAGTATGGAAAAGCTTTATTATGCCGTAGTGCTTACAGATGCCGGTATGGTAAAGATGAAAGACAAGAATTATTTTCAAAAAGAATTTACTTTAGTAGATTATCTGGTGAAAAATGGGAAAGACAATACATCCAAAGTAGCAGAAAAAAATAATAAAGATGCAAAACGTGCCGAACTTAAGTACCGTATCTTAAAGGCTGCAGAAGAAGATAAGGGTATGCAAAATATGCGTATGCTTACGGAAATATTGCTGAAAACAGGAAGGCACCATCAGATCAGGGTACAGATGGCCCATGCGGGAATGCCACTACTTGGGGATGTAAAATATGGAAGTGAAGCTTCCATACAAAAAAGCCTTGAAAGCGAAGTAAAAGATGTGGCATTATGCGCATACAGTCTTTCTTTTTCACATCCGAAAACCGGAAAAAACATGAGTTTTTCCATTGTGCCGGATGGGGAAGCGTTCTGTCCCTTTTTACCATTTACTCCCTAA
- a CDS encoding dihydroxyacetone kinase subunit L, with amino-acid sequence MNNTYLIKLLGEIKEIMAENRDYLIQLDSIVGDGDLGLTMSDGYLAAYDAVAGGQETDAGKLLYMAGKAMSIAVPSTMGTLMASGFMQAGKVLRGKTELSDQDIIALFTAYMDGVMNRGKAEIGDKTFLDGLNPALIVLKEKIASGDSLQSAAIAAAEAAAKGFENTATMIAVHGRAATRGEQSRNLKDPGAAVAMFLMRAFAKSVSG; translated from the coding sequence ATGAACAATACCTATTTAATTAAACTGCTCGGCGAAATAAAAGAAATTATGGCCGAAAACAGAGATTATCTTATACAACTCGACAGTATTGTCGGCGACGGAGATTTGGGCCTGACCATGTCGGACGGATATTTAGCAGCATACGACGCCGTTGCCGGCGGGCAGGAAACCGATGCCGGAAAACTATTATATATGGCAGGCAAAGCCATGTCCATCGCCGTTCCTTCCACCATGGGGACTCTAATGGCCTCCGGTTTCATGCAAGCCGGAAAGGTTCTAAGGGGTAAGACAGAGCTGAGTGACCAAGATATTATAGCGTTATTTACCGCTTATATGGATGGCGTTATGAATCGAGGAAAGGCGGAAATCGGAGATAAGACATTTTTGGATGGGCTGAATCCCGCATTGATCGTTCTAAAAGAAAAAATTGCCTCGGGAGACTCCTTACAATCCGCTGCAATCGCAGCAGCAGAAGCCGCCGCAAAAGGCTTTGAAAACACGGCCACAATGATCGCCGTACACGGAAGAGCAGCAACCAGAGGCGAACAATCCCGAAACCTAAAGGATCCGGGAGCCGCAGTAGCTATGTTCCTGATGAGAGCATTTGCAAAATCGGTCTCCGGTTAA
- a CDS encoding ABC transporter permease: MKNIILRLKTSDKNTMALFFIAVFIFIVMGILSPKQFLSLTNLQGMGIQFPEFGILSFGMMLAMISGGIDLSLVGIANLSGIVGTVVMLRMGGGIESIPFGILAALLTGLLCGIFNGILIGYLKIPPMLVTLCGLQLFTGLGLAITKGPALTGLPEEFGNIANGTILGIPITVILFVIVAIVISYLLKSTVYGQHLSFKGTNEIASRYSGINNLKVIIITYGISGILGSISGILMASHYNSAKSDYGTSFTLLSLLIVVLGGTNPDGGKGKVIGVTLSVIVLQLVSSAFNIMRVNSFVKTFVWGLILIFIMVITSLIDNKHTQRKVKKQC, encoded by the coding sequence GTGAAAAATATTATATTAAGGTTAAAGACTTCAGATAAAAATACAATGGCCCTATTCTTCATAGCAGTATTTATCTTTATAGTTATGGGGATCCTGTCGCCAAAGCAATTCTTAAGCTTAACTAATTTGCAGGGTATGGGAATACAATTTCCGGAATTCGGCATTCTTTCCTTCGGAATGATGCTTGCCATGATTTCCGGCGGTATCGACCTGTCCTTAGTCGGAATTGCAAATCTGTCCGGTATTGTAGGTACGGTAGTCATGCTTAGGATGGGCGGAGGCATCGAATCCATTCCTTTTGGTATATTAGCTGCTCTTCTGACCGGATTATTGTGCGGGATATTTAATGGTATTTTAATAGGATATCTTAAAATCCCCCCTATGCTGGTCACTTTATGCGGGTTGCAGCTATTTACGGGATTGGGTCTCGCCATTACAAAAGGTCCTGCATTGACAGGACTTCCTGAAGAATTCGGCAATATCGCCAACGGCACCATATTAGGCATTCCCATAACCGTAATATTATTTGTTATAGTAGCAATTGTTATATCCTATTTGCTGAAATCCACCGTCTACGGACAGCATCTGAGCTTTAAGGGAACGAACGAGATAGCCTCCCGTTATTCCGGCATCAATAATCTGAAAGTCATTATAATAACTTATGGTATTTCTGGCATATTGGGGTCTATCAGCGGAATCCTGATGGCATCCCATTACAATTCAGCGAAATCCGATTATGGAACTTCCTTTACCTTGCTAAGCTTGTTGATCGTTGTTCTGGGAGGTACGAATCCGGATGGCGGAAAAGGAAAAGTAATAGGCGTTACTTTATCCGTTATCGTATTACAGTTGGTTTCCAGTGCTTTCAATATTATGCGGGTGAATTCATTCGTTAAAACTTTTGTATGGGGTCTGATTTTAATCTTCATTATGGTCATTACTTCATTAATAGACAATAAGCATACGCAAAGAAAGGTGAAAAAACAATGTTGA
- a CDS encoding UbiA family prenyltransferase — MKNYIKIARPDHWIKNLFIIPGVIVALLIFGRDIQNFLTIHLFIGFLATCFISSANYVINEWLDADFDKYHPIKKNRPVVINSLNFSYVMLEYALLILLGLSLSLFINPYFVLIEIWLLIMGFLYNVKPFRTKDIPYVDVLSESINNIIRLLLGWFIITDHYFPPISILIGYWMCGAFLMSVKRYAEFKMINNPETAGLYRKSFRHYTEKSLLCSSLFYSMCATVFTSIFIIEYRIEYVLALPMLIGLFVLYFYLSFKEDSVVQKPEKLYKEKSLLFYLLAFIIILFILTFVDIPVMTEYFRIQKL; from the coding sequence ATGAAAAATTATATAAAAATAGCACGCCCAGACCATTGGATCAAAAATCTATTTATCATACCCGGTGTTATAGTGGCTCTTCTTATATTTGGAAGAGATATTCAAAACTTTCTTACCATACACCTTTTTATCGGATTCCTTGCTACCTGTTTTATTTCTTCTGCCAATTATGTAATTAACGAATGGCTGGATGCAGATTTCGACAAGTATCATCCTATAAAAAAGAACCGTCCGGTAGTAATAAACAGCTTAAATTTCTCTTATGTTATGCTGGAATACGCATTGCTTATCCTGCTTGGATTAAGTCTTTCACTTTTTATTAATCCGTATTTTGTTCTTATAGAAATTTGGCTTTTAATCATGGGATTTTTATATAATGTAAAACCTTTTCGGACAAAGGATATTCCTTATGTGGACGTACTTTCAGAATCGATAAATAACATTATCCGTCTTTTACTCGGCTGGTTTATTATTACGGATCATTATTTTCCGCCCATAAGCATTCTTATCGGTTACTGGATGTGCGGAGCTTTTCTCATGTCAGTAAAAAGATATGCTGAATTTAAAATGATCAATAACCCTGAGACAGCAGGCTTATACCGAAAATCATTCAGGCATTATACCGAAAAATCACTTTTATGCTCCTCTCTTTTTTACAGCATGTGCGCTACGGTCTTCACCTCTATTTTTATTATTGAATACCGTATAGAATATGTGCTGGCGCTTCCTATGCTTATCGGTTTATTTGTACTTTATTTTTACCTTTCGTTCAAGGAAGATTCGGTTGTTCAGAAGCCGGAAAAGTTATACAAGGAAAAATCCTTATTATTTTATCTGCTTGCTTTTATCATTATATTGTTTATCTTGACCTTTGTTGATATCCCGGTTATGACTGAATATTTTAGAATCCAGAAGTTATAG
- a CDS encoding AI-2E family transporter, translating to MDKKAVMKTKEYVILAAVILGVYIGFKYLSPLITPFLFALAFVKILHPFLERIQKNLHIKKGFIIALILLVLFITAGGAIWGLAVFVFRRVGEMFGQIDVFEEKFYVFVSGCCDGIEKKFGLDGAGIEIYIMEKVNIFIENFQVEVIPKIMNDSLGYVKNVAGIISFIAIMIIASILLAKDYAMVMNKLRSHEELEGVLEIGKRVFGHVAGFVKTQLIILFIISILCAVTLSFAKIEGGILLGMLTGFMDMLPFIGTGMVLMPLAFWQILNGYYGKAVICVVLYVSCMIIREFLEPKLVGAQVGILPVCILFAVYAGVKLFGIFGIIKGPLALITIYEVYLYLRRKPE from the coding sequence ATGGATAAAAAAGCGGTTATGAAGACAAAAGAATATGTGATTCTGGCAGCAGTTATACTAGGAGTATATATCGGATTTAAGTACCTGAGCCCGCTTATAACTCCTTTTCTTTTTGCACTTGCATTTGTGAAGATCCTTCATCCTTTCTTAGAAAGGATTCAGAAAAATCTTCATATTAAAAAAGGCTTTATAATAGCCTTAATACTGCTCGTCTTATTCATAACGGCGGGAGGGGCGATATGGGGGTTGGCGGTATTTGTTTTCCGGAGAGTAGGAGAGATGTTCGGTCAGATAGATGTATTCGAGGAAAAGTTTTATGTTTTTGTCAGCGGATGCTGTGACGGAATAGAGAAAAAGTTCGGCCTCGACGGTGCCGGAATCGAAATATACATTATGGAAAAAGTAAATATTTTCATCGAGAATTTTCAGGTGGAAGTAATTCCCAAAATTATGAACGACTCGTTAGGATATGTGAAAAATGTGGCAGGCATCATAAGCTTCATTGCCATTATGATTATCGCGTCAATTCTTCTGGCAAAGGATTATGCAATGGTTATGAATAAGCTTCGCAGTCATGAAGAACTAGAAGGAGTACTGGAAATCGGTAAAAGAGTGTTCGGACATGTAGCTGGTTTTGTGAAGACGCAGCTTATCATATTGTTTATCATCAGTATTCTTTGTGCCGTCACATTATCTTTTGCCAAAATAGAAGGAGGTATATTGCTCGGTATGTTAACGGGCTTCATGGACATGCTTCCCTTTATCGGTACAGGCATGGTTCTCATGCCCCTTGCTTTTTGGCAGATTCTAAATGGGTATTATGGTAAGGCCGTGATATGTGTTGTGCTTTATGTATCTTGTATGATCATAAGAGAGTTTTTGGAGCCGAAACTGGTAGGAGCACAGGTGGGAATCCTGCCGGTCTGCATACTGTTTGCCGTTTATGCGGGAGTAAAGCTGTTCGGGATCTTCGGTATTATCAAAGGGCCTCTGGCGCTGATTACCATATATGAGGTATATCTGTATTTAAGGAGAAAACCGGAATAA
- a CDS encoding dihydroxyacetone kinase subunit DhaK — MKKIINKPENYVNEMLEGLYIAHPDLITYTADDVRCLVTANKKEGKVGIATGGGSGHLPLFLGYVGLGMLDGCSVGDVFQSPSAEQMLAVTKEIDSGSGVLYIYGNYNGDIFNFDMAAEMADFEEGIRVESVVAGEDVASAGPASPNEKNTRRGVAGIIFVYKCAGAAADAMLDLDEVKRIAQKAAENVRTMGVALSPCIVPRVGKPGFEIGEDEMEIGMGIHGETGIRRGKLEPADQIVTEMLDKIVADIPYVSGDEVAVLVNGLGSTPLDEQYIVTRKIDQYLKEKGIKVHRYYVGEYATAIEMAGFSISLLKLDDELKKYLEAPARTPFFTQV; from the coding sequence ATGAAAAAAATTATTAACAAACCTGAGAATTATGTAAACGAAATGCTGGAGGGACTATACATCGCACATCCCGATTTAATCACGTATACGGCGGATGACGTAAGATGCCTGGTAACCGCCAACAAAAAAGAGGGGAAGGTAGGCATTGCAACCGGCGGCGGTTCCGGACATTTACCTCTATTTCTGGGATACGTAGGGCTAGGAATGCTTGATGGGTGTTCTGTTGGAGATGTCTTTCAATCTCCCAGCGCAGAGCAGATGTTAGCTGTAACGAAGGAAATTGACAGCGGATCCGGTGTTCTCTATATCTACGGAAATTATAACGGAGATATATTTAATTTCGATATGGCTGCTGAAATGGCAGATTTCGAAGAAGGCATCCGTGTTGAGAGCGTAGTTGCAGGGGAAGACGTCGCTTCCGCAGGCCCGGCCTCTCCCAATGAGAAAAATACCCGAAGAGGCGTTGCAGGTATTATATTTGTTTATAAATGCGCGGGAGCTGCCGCTGATGCTATGCTGGATTTGGATGAAGTGAAAAGAATTGCTCAAAAAGCAGCCGAAAACGTAAGGACTATGGGAGTTGCATTGAGCCCGTGTATCGTTCCCAGAGTCGGAAAACCGGGATTTGAAATCGGAGAGGATGAAATGGAAATCGGTATGGGAATCCATGGCGAAACGGGCATACGTCGCGGAAAACTGGAACCGGCGGATCAAATTGTAACCGAAATGCTCGATAAAATTGTAGCAGACATTCCCTATGTAAGCGGAGATGAGGTGGCAGTGCTAGTAAATGGGCTAGGCTCCACTCCCTTAGACGAGCAATATATCGTAACAAGAAAAATCGACCAATATTTAAAAGAAAAAGGCATCAAGGTGCATCGCTATTACGTAGGGGAATACGCAACGGCAATCGAGATGGCAGGCTTCTCCATATCATTGCTGAAGCTGGATGATGAACTTAAAAAATATTTGGAAGCGCCCGCAAGGACACCCTTCTTTACTCAAGTATAA
- a CDS encoding ABC transporter permease, with amino-acid sequence MRKKIKNNLSSNEMIVVYIIFGLSMLIGTVNPVFFGTSTLISLSRSMLVTLIFAICEMIVIISGGIDVSFPAISCISLYATIKFLLLTGIDNPLFAFIMAGLIGMIFGALNAFLIVKFKIAPLIATLGVSSVANGGTLAFLGTDEISNIPDNIDRLSKVFIYTYTSSGGITYQLTALILIPIAVCVAAYIVLKFTMLGRGIYAIGGDKNAARIAGFNVTRIQFIIYMTSGFFAGIGGITYMILMRQASPQVLMGSEMMVIAAVVVGGTRITGGHGTVIGTILGVSLITLVQNNLIMLGIPTHVQTFVVGMIIVIGTSITSIRAKKIANSAKV; translated from the coding sequence ATGAGAAAAAAGATTAAAAATAATTTATCATCAAATGAAATGATTGTTGTTTACATCATCTTTGGTCTTTCCATGCTGATAGGAACTGTAAACCCCGTTTTCTTTGGAACATCGACGCTTATATCATTATCTCGCTCCATGCTGGTAACTCTTATATTTGCGATCTGCGAAATGATTGTTATCATTTCCGGCGGAATTGATGTATCTTTTCCTGCAATATCATGTATATCCTTATACGCTACCATAAAATTTTTATTGCTCACAGGAATAGACAATCCTCTTTTTGCGTTTATCATGGCAGGCCTGATTGGCATGATCTTCGGTGCACTGAATGCCTTTTTGATCGTAAAGTTTAAAATCGCGCCTTTAATTGCAACGCTCGGTGTAAGTTCTGTGGCAAACGGCGGGACTCTCGCTTTTCTCGGCACCGATGAGATTTCGAATATACCGGATAACATCGACCGATTATCAAAAGTGTTTATTTATACCTATACGAGCTCCGGGGGAATCACCTATCAGCTTACAGCGTTAATACTCATTCCGATAGCGGTATGTGTGGCTGCTTATATCGTCCTAAAATTTACAATGCTGGGAAGAGGCATTTATGCCATAGGCGGCGATAAAAATGCAGCCCGGATAGCAGGCTTTAATGTGACCAGGATCCAGTTCATCATATATATGACTTCTGGTTTTTTTGCCGGCATCGGCGGCATCACTTATATGATATTGATGCGTCAGGCAAGCCCGCAGGTATTAATGGGAAGCGAAATGATGGTTATTGCAGCTGTCGTAGTCGGCGGAACGAGAATAACAGGCGGCCATGGCACGGTTATCGGCACCATCTTAGGAGTAAGTCTTATAACACTCGTTCAGAATAATCTGATTATGCTCGGTATTCCTACCCATGTTCAAACCTTTGTTGTGGGTATGATTATAGTGATCGGAACATCGATAACGTCCATCCGAGCGAAAAAAATCGCTAACAGTGCGAAGGTTTAG
- a CDS encoding DUF6044 family protein produces MNYKKLFTIPWYYTLVLLFIAGEAALFFILGENIYVSIHDNLDLHVADYHILSYTNTFFSHNVQLPLLNGISRNYFASEFSLYSLLYILLPTSTAYAVGYLLKTVIAVLSCVLLAKDLFADNYEKYAPVVVLCSFAYGILPLYPTFSFPFVSLPLAILLLRRIYIRPGFTSYFLLFLYPLLSYFTFFGFFILGYLFFAILFLWIKNKKLSFSLIGAFCVLFAGFALWEYRLFAIMLFDSTPTIRETMVQGNYNYSEIIAAVKETFTIGVFHADAVHTWFVLPVCIIYFVFLNYRYIKEGNYKGMRFDLFNWIISFLIFNCIVYGLYFQEHFRGFIEMLIPPLKGFQFSRTVFFNPFLWYLALFIILKRLYDNHRQKVAHVIVLTGIAVILFTGSKYNDLYHTAFNYAYRIIKQKPSNSLTYNEFYSENLFHSILSDIDYSGEKSVAYGMHPAVLEYNGIFTLDGCLSYYPQEYKEQFREIIAPALDKVESFRIYYDDWGARAYLFAGVDENVYEPVRNLEISDTNLYIDADAFRKMGGKYIFSRLKITNVDELKLHLRGIYTDTSSPYTIYLYEAN; encoded by the coding sequence ATGAATTATAAAAAGTTGTTTACTATACCCTGGTATTATACGCTTGTTTTACTTTTTATAGCAGGTGAAGCCGCCCTCTTTTTTATACTGGGAGAAAACATTTATGTAAGCATCCACGACAACTTGGACCTGCATGTTGCAGATTATCATATTTTGTCCTATACGAACACCTTCTTTTCCCACAACGTACAGTTACCGCTTTTAAATGGGATCAGCAGGAATTACTTTGCGTCGGAATTTTCTCTTTACAGCCTGCTTTATATCCTGCTGCCTACTTCTACCGCATATGCTGTGGGCTATTTGTTGAAGACGGTTATTGCCGTGTTATCCTGTGTCTTATTGGCAAAAGATCTTTTTGCTGATAACTATGAGAAATATGCTCCGGTGGTAGTGTTATGCAGCTTCGCTTATGGAATACTTCCCTTGTACCCAACCTTTTCGTTTCCGTTTGTATCTCTGCCTCTCGCAATTCTTCTGCTCAGGAGAATTTATATAAGGCCTGGATTTACTTCTTATTTTTTGTTGTTTTTATATCCTCTGCTATCCTACTTTACTTTCTTTGGATTTTTTATATTGGGATATTTATTTTTTGCCATTCTATTTCTATGGATAAAAAATAAGAAGCTGTCATTTTCCCTTATCGGTGCTTTTTGCGTTTTATTTGCCGGTTTTGCTTTGTGGGAGTATCGTCTGTTCGCTATTATGTTATTTGATTCCACCCCCACCATACGTGAGACAATGGTGCAGGGAAATTATAATTATTCAGAAATAATAGCTGCCGTAAAGGAAACCTTTACCATAGGTGTATTCCATGCGGATGCAGTTCATACATGGTTTGTGCTGCCGGTCTGTATCATTTATTTTGTATTCTTAAACTATCGTTATATCAAAGAAGGAAATTATAAGGGAATGAGGTTTGATCTCTTTAATTGGATTATCTCCTTTCTTATATTTAACTGCATTGTCTACGGCCTATATTTTCAGGAACATTTCAGGGGATTTATCGAAATGCTCATTCCGCCGCTAAAAGGCTTCCAATTTTCAAGAACGGTTTTTTTTAATCCTTTTCTTTGGTACCTCGCTCTTTTTATTATTTTAAAACGGCTCTACGACAATCACAGGCAGAAGGTTGCCCACGTTATTGTATTAACAGGTATTGCTGTTATTCTGTTCACCGGCTCCAAATATAATGATTTATATCATACCGCTTTCAATTATGCATACCGGATTATAAAGCAGAAGCCTTCCAATAGCTTAACCTACAATGAATTTTATTCAGAAAACTTGTTTCACAGTATTTTGTCCGATATCGATTATTCCGGCGAGAAATCTGTTGCATATGGTATGCACCCTGCAGTGCTTGAATATAACGGCATTTTTACTTTAGACGGCTGCCTGAGCTACTATCCGCAGGAATACAAAGAGCAATTCAGAGAGATAATAGCTCCGGCTTTAGACAAAGTAGAAAGCTTTCGCATTTATTATGACGACTGGGGTGCCAGAGCTTATCTATTTGCCGGTGTGGATGAAAATGTATACGAACCCGTAAGAAATCTGGAAATATCGGATACTAATTTATATATCGATGCGGATGCCTTTAGAAAAATGGGAGGGAAGTATATTTTTTCCCGTCTTAAGATAACAAATGTGGACGAGCTGAAGCTTCATCTGCGCGGCATCTATACCGATACTTCTTCCCCATACACAATTTACCTATATGAAGCAAATTGA
- a CDS encoding ureidoglycolate lyase yields MLKISAKKLSKEEFEPYGSYFDMLHPASSNLGAFFHDHVLFPVSGSMPIGFSTLVSERISPMIIKSSEYHNSTGEGMMALDGDMILYVAPPSNKPVPELTEAFIVPKGTFVAIRTGVWHMAPFPLNENRIHIMIALPERTYFNDCTVIDYKEEDYIQII; encoded by the coding sequence ATGTTGAAAATATCAGCAAAAAAATTAAGTAAAGAAGAATTTGAGCCATATGGCAGCTATTTCGATATGCTCCATCCGGCCAGCAGTAATCTAGGCGCTTTCTTCCATGACCATGTACTTTTTCCCGTATCGGGTTCCATGCCCATAGGCTTTTCTACACTGGTATCTGAAAGAATAAGTCCTATGATCATAAAATCCAGCGAATACCATAATTCGACAGGCGAAGGAATGATGGCACTGGACGGAGATATGATTCTATATGTTGCACCACCCTCCAACAAACCGGTACCCGAGCTGACAGAGGCTTTTATTGTTCCCAAGGGAACCTTTGTAGCTATTCGCACCGGTGTATGGCATATGGCACCGTTTCCTTTAAACGAAAATAGAATTCATATTATGATAGCGCTTCCCGAGCGAACCTATTTTAACGACTGTACAGTTATTGATTATAAAGAAGAAGATTACATACAGATAATTTGA